The stretch of DNA CTTTTTGCAAAACTATACCAAAATAAACCTGGTACCGGCCATACAGCGTGTTACCGGTGTGGGTAATGCCATGGTATTCGGTTCAAAAGATTACTCGATGCGTATCTGGTTAAAGCCTGATGTAATGTCGCGCTATGGCTTGATACCTGATGATGTGACCGAAGCTTTGAACGAACAAAATATTGAAGCGGCACCCGGTAAATTTGGCGAGAACAGCCATGAGCCCTTTCAGTATGTTATACGTTACAAGGGGAGATTGCAATCATCAAAAGAGTTTGGCGATATCATCATCAAATCGGTAGGTAACGGGCAGCTGTTAAGGTTAAATGATATAGCACGTATTGAGCTCGGCGCCTTAGATTATTCGTTCCAGGAACAAACCAACGGATACGAATCGGTAGGTGTGGCCATTAGCCAAACAGCAGGCTCAAACGCGCGCGACGTAATTAACGAAACCAAAAAGATCATTGAACAGGCATCAGAAAAATTCCCGAAAGGGGTTAAGCTAACCTACCTGGTTGATGCCAACGAATTTTTAAATGCCTCTATTGAAAAGGTTATCAGTACGCTGATAGAGGCTTTTATATTGGTTTTTATCGTGGTATTTGTCTTTCTGCAAGATTTCCGCTCTACGCTTATTCCGGCTATAGCGGTGCCGGTAGCTATTTTGGGTACCTTCTTCTTTTTAAACCTGTTTGGCTTTACCATTAATCTGCTTACGCTATTTGCGCTGGTGCTTGCCATAGGTATTGTGGTAGATGATGCCATAGTAGTGGTAGAGGCAGTACATGCCAAGCTCGATCAGGGCTATAAATCGGCGCGTAAGGCATCTGTTGATGCCATGAACGAGATATCGAGTGCCATTGTTTCTATTACATTGGTTATGTCGGCAGTGTTTTTACCGGTGACCTTTATCGCCGGTTCAACCGGGGTGTTTTACAAACAATTTGGTATTACACTCGCGGTAGCCATTATATTATCGGCAGTAAACGCTTTAACATTAAGCCCTGCCTTATGCGCCTTGTTTTTAAAGCCTCATCAAAAAGGTACTAAAAAGCATGGCTTTATTAACCACTTTTATACGGTATTTAATACTGCTTTCGATGCCGTAACAGGCAAGTATAAAAAGTCTATCAACTTTTTATCGCACCGTAAATGGATAGCACTCGCAGCAGTAGCGGTGTTTTCGGCGGTGTTTGTTTACCTGGTAAAAACTACACCATCCAGCTTTGTGCCTAACGAAGACCAGGGTACCATATTCGCGGCGATAAGTTTACCGCCCGCATCGTCAATGGAGCGTACAGAAGCGGTAGCCACCAAGATAGACAGTATTGGCCGTACCTTCCCCGAGGTTGAAAATTCACTAAAATTAGTGGGGTTCAATTTTCTGGCCGGATCGGGTAGTGCCTACGCCATGGTGATATTGAAGCTGAAAGACTGGGACCAGCGCAAAGAAAAACAGCAAAGCCTTGAAAGTATTATAGGGCAGCTTTTTGTAAAAACAAAAGACCTGCGCGAAGCGAGTGTTTTTTACTTTTCGCCGCCAACCCTGCAGGGTTTTGGTAACAGCGATGGTTTTTCGTTTGAGCTGCAGGACAAAGGCGGGCACTCTATAGACGAGTTGTTTAAAGTAAGTAACAAGTTTCAGGCGGCGTTAAAAAAGCGGCCCGAGATACAAAATCTAAACTCTTCCTTTAACCCAAATTTTCCGCAGTTTCAGGTTGATATAAATGTGGCTAAATGTAAAGAAGCAGGCGTTACTGTAAATTCGGTGCTAAGCACTTTGCAGGGCTACTATGGCGGTTTATATGCATCAAACTTTAACCAGTTTGGTAAGCAATACCGGGTAATGGTGCAAGCCGATTATGACTACCGCGCTAATGAAACCGGGCTTAGCAAAATATTTGTACGTACTAACGCGGGTGTTATGGCACCTATAACCACGTTTATTAGCTTAAAGAAAGTTTTTGGTCCGGAGTCTATTTCAAGGTTTAACCTGTTTACGGCGATATCAGTTTCGGGCGCGCCAAACCCGGGTTACAGCACCGGCGATGCTATTAAAGCCATACGGGAGGTAGCCGCTCAAAACCTGCCGGCCGGTTACGATTATGAATTTTCGGGTTTAACCCGCGAAGAGTTGAGTACAGGGACGCAATCGGCATACATTTTTGTATTGTGTTTAGTATTTGTTTATTTTTTGCTGAGCGCGCAATACGAGAGTTATATACTGCCATTTGCGGTACTGTTATCGCTGCCGGTAGGTTTGGCCGGTACCTATTTGTTTGCGCAGATATTTGGCGTGGGCAGTAATATTTACCTGCAAATATCCCTTATAATGCTTATTGGCTTACTGGCAAAAAATGCCATTTTGATTGTAGAATTTGCTTTAGACAGGCGCAAAGCAGGTATGGACCTTATACCGGCTGCCATTGCCGGTGCCGAGGCACGTTTACGACCTATTTTGATGACCTCATTTGCCTTTATATTTGGTATTATGCCATTAATGTTCTCGACCGGTGCAGGTGCCAATGGTAACCGCTCGATAGGTGTAGGAGCTGTAGGCGGCATGTTTGTAGGTACCGTGTTTGGCATTTTTGTTATACCGGTGTTGTTTATCATTTTCCAGCATTTGCAGGAGAAAGTAGGCCGTAATAAAGAGCATGATAACGACGATGATGATGTGGTTATTGTTAACCACGGCAATTGATCTCTTTTTTAAAAGATAGTGATACAAATGAACAGATCTGTTATAAAATATATCATACTTAGCGCGCTGGTTGTTGGCGGTGTATCGTGCAAGATCACCAAAACATACCAAAGTCCGCAGGTAAAAACTGATAACCTTTACCGCGACCTGGCAGGTACAGATACCACCACTATGGCTACTATGCCATGGCAAACGCTTTTTGCCGATACCGCCTTAAAAGCCTTAATACAAGAAGGTCTAAGCAACAACCTCGACCTGAAAACAGCTATACAGCGCATAGCAGAGGCACAGGCAACTTTACAGCAAAGCAAGGCAGCTTTTTTGCCTAATTTAAGCGCCAATGCCAGCGTATCACGCTCAAAGCAATCATCTGCCGGGTTAAATTTTCCGGCGGGTATTAGCATTAATACATTAACTACCACTTACCAGGCCGGCTTAAGTACGGCGTGGGAGGCTGATATATGGGGTAAGCTAAGTAGTGCTAAACGCGCCGCATTAGCCAATTATCTGCAAAGCGATGCCGCAAAGCGCGCTGTACAAACACAGCTGATTGCCGATATAGCCAACAACTACTTTAACCTGCTGGCTTTAGACAGGCAACTGGAGATAACCCTTGAAACCCTGAAGAACAGGATAAAGGATGTTGAAACCATGAAGCAGCTAAAGGAAGGCGCTGTGGTTACAGGTGCGGCCGTAGTACAAAGCGAAGCTAACCGCTATGCGGCCGAAGTATCGATACCGGATATTAAGCGCAGTATACGCGAAACAGAGAACGCGCTGGATATTTTACTATCGCGCCCGCCCGGCCCAATTTACAGGGGTACGATGGCTGCCCAAAACGTAGTGGCCGACCTTAAAACAGGCATACCTGCGCAATTACTCACTAACCGCCCCGATGTTCAGCAAAGCGAACTGGCTTTCAGGACGGCGTTTGAAAACACAAATGTGGCCCGCAGCTATTTTTACCCATCGTTCACTATTACAGCGTCGGGTGGTTTATCAAGCCTGCAATTAAAGGACTTTTTTGATCACTCTATATTTTACAATGCAGTGGCGGGGCTTACCCAGCCTATATTTAACCAGGGCATTAACAAAGCCCGTTTACGCACAGCACAAGCACAGCAGCAGGAAGCACTTAACGGTTTTCAAAAAACACTGCTTACCGCAGGGCAGGAAGTATCAAATGCTTTATATGCCCACCAAACAGCTGTTGAAAAAGAAGATGCCAGGGGTAAGCAGATCATAGCACTGCAAAAATCGGTGCAGTATACCCAGGAATTATTGCGCTATAGCTCGGCAACTAACTATACTGATGTGCTCACCTCAGAGCAAAATCTGCTATCGGCCCAACTAAGCGGCGTGAACGATAAGTTGCAGGAATTGCAAGCCATTGTTAACCTGTATCGTGCTTTGGGAGGCGGTTGGCGTTAATAAAATTATAAAAAATACAATGCTTTGGTGTTATTTGTGTAAAAAATGGGTTACATATACCCATTTTTTGCCACATTTTAAATGCGTGTAGTAAGTTTGTAATTGTAAAAACTCCGCAAATATTGCCCGTCTTCGGTAATATTATTTGATCAATCTGTTAATTTTAACATATTTCTCTAGTATTAATATAATTATTATTCAATTAATAATATCGGCTGCTATTAATCAATGATTACTTTATTTAATCGTAAAGTAATATGTTTGCAGTGTTATTTACGTTACGCAATTAGGCATTAGCAAACATTTACCAATACGCTGCTTAATCCGCATTTTTTCACCCCTGATTAATTACACGGTCCTGTAAATGGATTGCCTTGCCTGTAGCTTATAACATAAGTTGTAAAAACACGGCTGTTAATGCCGTAGCAAAGAATATAAAACGCTATTTGTTCTTTATAAGATCAGTTAATTAGGAAAGCGGCTTCTTGAGCGTAGGAGCCGCTTTTTATCACTTTTAATATTTTAATTATTGGATGTTTTTTTATGAAAAGGAGTAGTGAATATGAATAGAGTACTATTACTAATTTTTTTAATTTTTAATGCTTTCGCGGTAACCGCTCAAACAACAACCGTAACCGGTACCGTTACAGCACAGGAAGATAAGGGAAGCCTGCCCGGCGTAAGTGTTAGGGTAAAAGGCACACAAGCCGGCGCTGTCACCGATGTAAACGGTAAATACAGCATTAATGTTCCCGCAGGTGGTACCACGCTGGTATTTTCGTTTATAGGTTTTGCCAATCAGGAAGTACCTATTAATGGCCAAAGTGTTATTAATGTGGCTTTGGCAAATAGCAGCCAGCAATTAGGCGAAGTAGTAGTAACCGCGTTAGGTATATCGCGTCAGGAAAAATCACTGGGATATGCCGCGCAACAAATTAAAGGCGAGAATTTAACCATGACCCGCCAGCAGGACCTGAACACCTCATTAGCAGGTAAAGTATCGGGTGTGCAAATATTGGGCGGTTCGGGTGCAAAGTTCGGTACATCAACCGTACGTATAAGGGGTATAAACTCATTACAAGGCGGTAACCCAATTTATGTAGTTAACGGTGTTGTAACCGACCCTAATGCTATTAATAACGATGACGTTGAATCGCTAACGGTATTAAAGGGCCCTGCTGCAACGGCTTTATATGGCCAGCGCGCGTCAGAGGGTGCGGTGGTTATTACGCTTAAAAAAGGTTCAAACAAAGGTGTAGGTATCTCAATTAATCAAACCACAAGTTTAGAGCGTGTTTACACACTGCCCGAGTACCAGAACGAGTATGGTGGCGGTACAAGCCAGGAGTGGAACTTGTATACCTACAAACCCGGCGACCCAAGCTACCTGCAAGGCCTAAGCAATGTGAAATATTACGATTATGGTGTTGACGAAAGCTGGGGCCCTAAAATGGATGGTACGCCATACGCGCCATGGTATTTTTGGGATCCAACCAACCCGGGCTTTAAACAATTACAATCGTTTACAGCGCAACCCAACAACGTTCGCGATTTTTACCAAACAGGTGTTACTACCAATAATAACGTGGCTTTTTCAAAAGCAGGCGATAATTACAACACCCGTATATCGTATACTAACTTAAACCGTACTGGTGTTAGCCCTAATACCAAGCAAACACGTAACAACGTAAGCTTAAACGGCGAGATAAAAATTACACCTAAATTTACTGTTAGTGCAAACGTTAACGTTTTTCAGGAGAGTTTATTTAACGTGCCTGCCGAAGGTTACGGTACGCAAACTTCGGGCTCATTTAATCAGTGGTTTCACCGCGATATTGATATAAGCAAGCTTAAAAACTACCAGCGCCCTGATGGTACTTACACCACCTGGAATATTACCAGCCCTACCAACCTTGCCCCGCACTATTGGGATAACCCATATGTAGAGGCTTATGTTAATACAGCAAGGGCAAATAATAACCGTTTGTATGGTAACATTACCGGCGCTTACAACTTTACCAAATCGCTTAAACTATCGGTTATTGCCCGCGGCGATTATTTAAACCGCGATGCTAACAGCCGTATAGGTTCGTACACGCTTAACCCCGATTACTATGGCGAAAGCGCGTACCAATACAAAGAGTATGATTACGTAGCATCGTTAGAGTATGATCATAACCTATCTAAAGATCTTTCTTTTAGAGCAGGTGTTTATGGCGAATCGCGCGAGGATGTGGCCAATTACCTAACCAGCAGCACAAGCGGTGGTTTGGCAGTACCCGAATTGTACACCGTAGGTAACTCGTTAGACAGGCCTAATACCAACAACTTCCATAGCCTTAAGGTAGTGAATAGTATATATGGTTATACATCATTTGGCTATAAACAGTTCCTGTACTTAGACTTAAACTTACGTAACGACTGGTCATCGGCGCTGCCAATAAATCAAAATTCATATTTATATGGTGGTGCCTCAGGCTCGTTTGTATTTACCGAATCGGGCCTTATTCCTCGTAACGATATATTAAGCTTTGGTAAGTTAAGGGCTTCTGTTGCGCGTGTTGGGTCGGATATTAACCCGTACCAAACCGGCCAAACTTACAACTTAAGTACAGTGCCTTATGGTAGCAGCCCGGTACAATTTGTGCCAAACAGCCTGCCAAACGCCAACTTAAAACCAACCCTGTCTACCTCGTATGAGTTAGGTACCGAGTTGCGCTTTTTAAGGGACCGTGTAAGGTTCGACTTTAACTACTATTACCGCAATTCTAAAGACCAGATATTACCTTTACCGGTTAACGGTACTACAGGTTACTCAACCATCCTGATAAATGCAGGTTCAATTGTTAACCATGGTATCGAGCTATCGTTAGGCGGTACGCCGGTAAAAAGCCGCGACTTTACTTACGATGCTAACATAAACATCGCGTTTAACCGTAACAGAGTAGTATCGTTATATCCAAACTTTAACGTGCTACGGTCATCCCCCGAAGGTGGCGGCGGTGCTACCATATCCGGCTACCAGGCTGCAGGTTCTACAGGCTTCGGCTTTGTAGGCTCGCCTTCATTCTCGGTAAACAGCCAGGTTGGGCAACCATACGGCCAGTTAATTGGTTCGGGCTTTACCCGCGATGGTGCAGGCAATATTGTGGTTGATGCCGATGGTTTCCCTGAGCGTACAGATGTTGTAAACCTGGGTAACATATTACCTAAATATACCGGTGGTTTTACCAATAACGTAACCTATAAAGGTGTTACGCTTGGTTTCTCTATCGACTTCCAATATGGGGGTAAATTCGTATCGGTTACACAACAAAACCTTGCAGGTTCGGGCTT from Inquilinus sp. KBS0705 encodes:
- a CDS encoding efflux RND transporter permease subunit encodes the protein MLKKFIERPVLSTVISVILVILGVLGLITLPVSQYPDIAPPTVQVQAFYSGANADVVLKSVIIPMEEQINGVENMTYMTSSASNDGSASITVYFKVGTNPDLAAVNVQNRVSRATSLLPLVVTQSGVSVSKSQSSQLIIFSLYSEDKTYDETFLQNYTKINLVPAIQRVTGVGNAMVFGSKDYSMRIWLKPDVMSRYGLIPDDVTEALNEQNIEAAPGKFGENSHEPFQYVIRYKGRLQSSKEFGDIIIKSVGNGQLLRLNDIARIELGALDYSFQEQTNGYESVGVAISQTAGSNARDVINETKKIIEQASEKFPKGVKLTYLVDANEFLNASIEKVISTLIEAFILVFIVVFVFLQDFRSTLIPAIAVPVAILGTFFFLNLFGFTINLLTLFALVLAIGIVVDDAIVVVEAVHAKLDQGYKSARKASVDAMNEISSAIVSITLVMSAVFLPVTFIAGSTGVFYKQFGITLAVAIILSAVNALTLSPALCALFLKPHQKGTKKHGFINHFYTVFNTAFDAVTGKYKKSINFLSHRKWIALAAVAVFSAVFVYLVKTTPSSFVPNEDQGTIFAAISLPPASSMERTEAVATKIDSIGRTFPEVENSLKLVGFNFLAGSGSAYAMVILKLKDWDQRKEKQQSLESIIGQLFVKTKDLREASVFYFSPPTLQGFGNSDGFSFELQDKGGHSIDELFKVSNKFQAALKKRPEIQNLNSSFNPNFPQFQVDINVAKCKEAGVTVNSVLSTLQGYYGGLYASNFNQFGKQYRVMVQADYDYRANETGLSKIFVRTNAGVMAPITTFISLKKVFGPESISRFNLFTAISVSGAPNPGYSTGDAIKAIREVAAQNLPAGYDYEFSGLTREELSTGTQSAYIFVLCLVFVYFLLSAQYESYILPFAVLLSLPVGLAGTYLFAQIFGVGSNIYLQISLIMLIGLLAKNAILIVEFALDRRKAGMDLIPAAIAGAEARLRPILMTSFAFIFGIMPLMFSTGAGANGNRSIGVGAVGGMFVGTVFGIFVIPVLFIIFQHLQEKVGRNKEHDNDDDDVVIVNHGN
- a CDS encoding TolC family protein; this translates as MNRSVIKYIILSALVVGGVSCKITKTYQSPQVKTDNLYRDLAGTDTTTMATMPWQTLFADTALKALIQEGLSNNLDLKTAIQRIAEAQATLQQSKAAFLPNLSANASVSRSKQSSAGLNFPAGISINTLTTTYQAGLSTAWEADIWGKLSSAKRAALANYLQSDAAKRAVQTQLIADIANNYFNLLALDRQLEITLETLKNRIKDVETMKQLKEGAVVTGAAVVQSEANRYAAEVSIPDIKRSIRETENALDILLSRPPGPIYRGTMAAQNVVADLKTGIPAQLLTNRPDVQQSELAFRTAFENTNVARSYFYPSFTITASGGLSSLQLKDFFDHSIFYNAVAGLTQPIFNQGINKARLRTAQAQQQEALNGFQKTLLTAGQEVSNALYAHQTAVEKEDARGKQIIALQKSVQYTQELLRYSSATNYTDVLTSEQNLLSAQLSGVNDKLQELQAIVNLYRALGGGWR
- a CDS encoding SusC/RagA family TonB-linked outer membrane protein is translated as MNRVLLLIFLIFNAFAVTAQTTTVTGTVTAQEDKGSLPGVSVRVKGTQAGAVTDVNGKYSINVPAGGTTLVFSFIGFANQEVPINGQSVINVALANSSQQLGEVVVTALGISRQEKSLGYAAQQIKGENLTMTRQQDLNTSLAGKVSGVQILGGSGAKFGTSTVRIRGINSLQGGNPIYVVNGVVTDPNAINNDDVESLTVLKGPAATALYGQRASEGAVVITLKKGSNKGVGISINQTTSLERVYTLPEYQNEYGGGTSQEWNLYTYKPGDPSYLQGLSNVKYYDYGVDESWGPKMDGTPYAPWYFWDPTNPGFKQLQSFTAQPNNVRDFYQTGVTTNNNVAFSKAGDNYNTRISYTNLNRTGVSPNTKQTRNNVSLNGEIKITPKFTVSANVNVFQESLFNVPAEGYGTQTSGSFNQWFHRDIDISKLKNYQRPDGTYTTWNITSPTNLAPHYWDNPYVEAYVNTARANNNRLYGNITGAYNFTKSLKLSVIARGDYLNRDANSRIGSYTLNPDYYGESAYQYKEYDYVASLEYDHNLSKDLSFRAGVYGESREDVANYLTSSTSGGLAVPELYTVGNSLDRPNTNNFHSLKVVNSIYGYTSFGYKQFLYLDLNLRNDWSSALPINQNSYLYGGASGSFVFTESGLIPRNDILSFGKLRASVARVGSDINPYQTGQTYNLSTVPYGSSPVQFVPNSLPNANLKPTLSTSYELGTELRFLRDRVRFDFNYYYRNSKDQILPLPVNGTTGYSTILINAGSIVNHGIELSLGGTPVKSRDFTYDANINIAFNRNRVVSLYPNFNVLRSSPEGGGGATISGYQAAGSTGFGFVGSPSFSVNSQVGQPYGQLIGSGFTRDGAGNIVVDADGFPERTDVVNLGNILPKYTGGFTNNVTYKGVTLGFSIDFQYGGKFVSVTQQNLAGSGLATATVGLNENGKPRRDDPSTGGGTLVKGAHEDGTPNTTFVDTRTLYESVYSAIWEKWTYDATYVKLREVSVGYNLPKKWFGKVPLQTARFSVVSQNPWLIYTKAKGIDPSQLQTSFYEGGQLPATRTLGFNLNLTF